One segment of Thermodesulfobacteriota bacterium DNA contains the following:
- a CDS encoding ATP-binding protein yields the protein MELRESIEQIVHKFANEKTELLGEERVCPDHGAHESYNLTYLGKTVTVNSCPKCIDGRISSWKERVQGKFIETAEKLIQKTVPKRFWTASIESFQATIPHMEEIKTKVLEFISNPEGKSLVMIGKPGTGKTHLGYAIYKYFLIWSLAENSQNPSQKPIFTTALDIIRSFKECWRQYPVDEDQYRPLFISEREALIHYGNASMLIMDEIGVQFQSDTERLILTEIINYRYERMLPIVVISNLKPSQLTAVLGERVIDRLKEGEFLIFDWDSWRGKGNSYHPNSKGKD from the coding sequence ATGGAGCTTAGAGAGAGCATTGAGCAGATTGTTCACAAGTTTGCAAATGAAAAAACCGAACTGCTTGGAGAAGAGCGGGTTTGTCCCGATCATGGAGCGCACGAATCATACAACCTGACCTATTTAGGAAAAACTGTTACGGTTAATTCCTGCCCCAAGTGTATTGACGGAAGAATCAGCAGTTGGAAAGAGAGGGTTCAAGGAAAATTTATAGAAACAGCAGAAAAGCTAATTCAAAAGACCGTTCCCAAAAGGTTCTGGACTGCAAGCATAGAATCATTCCAAGCAACGATACCCCATATGGAAGAGATCAAAACAAAGGTCTTGGAGTTTATATCCAATCCTGAAGGGAAAAGCCTGGTAATGATAGGAAAACCGGGTACAGGAAAGACTCACCTGGGATACGCAATATACAAGTATTTTTTGATTTGGAGTCTCGCTGAAAATTCACAAAACCCCTCACAAAAGCCTATTTTTACTACAGCTCTTGATATTATTCGGAGTTTCAAGGAGTGCTGGAGGCAGTATCCGGTGGATGAAGATCAATACCGTCCTCTTTTTATCTCGGAAAGAGAAGCCCTTATCCATTATGGCAATGCGTCCATGCTCATTATGGATGAGATCGGAGTCCAGTTCCAATCCGATACGGAACGGCTCATTCTTACAGAGATAATAAATTACCGCTACGAAAGGATGCTTCCCATAGTGGTTATATCGAATCTTAAGCCTTCGCAACTGACGGCCGTTCTGGGAGAGAGGGTTATAGACCGATTAAAGGAGGGAGAATTTCTCATATTCGACTGGGATAGCTGGAGAGGGAAAGGAAATTCGTATCACCCAAATTCTAAGGGTAAGGATTAG
- the lepB gene encoding signal peptidase I, translated as MNLKESLKNEFYELKLSYYFMPRWLWITLGGVVFFFVLLPRLGVTFAVNASPSIDYKVFAIIKGTEPQCGGLGAFYFNSPDNPYWREGTKFIKRFTGCPGDILEVKGLYFYINGHDVGTARATDSKGIPVKHFEWKGKIPEGYYFVMGDYQTSYDSRYWGFVRKEWIIGKAYPLF; from the coding sequence ATGAATTTAAAGGAAAGCTTGAAGAATGAGTTCTATGAGCTGAAACTCTCTTATTATTTTATGCCCCGGTGGCTTTGGATTACGCTTGGGGGAGTGGTTTTCTTTTTTGTCCTTCTCCCCCGCCTGGGAGTTACTTTTGCGGTGAACGCTTCCCCTTCTATTGATTATAAAGTATTCGCTATTATTAAAGGGACTGAGCCTCAATGCGGTGGGCTTGGGGCTTTTTACTTCAATAGTCCCGACAATCCCTATTGGAGAGAAGGTACAAAGTTTATTAAGCGCTTTACCGGATGTCCGGGGGATATACTGGAGGTAAAAGGACTCTATTTCTATATCAACGGTCACGATGTCGGGACTGCCCGCGCTACAGATTCAAAAGGGATACCGGTAAAACATTTCGAGTGGAAGGGAAAAATTCCTGAAGGCTACTACTTTGTTATGGGAGATTATCAAACGAGCTATGACTCACGTTACTGGGGGTTTGTGAGAAAGGAATGGATAATAGGAAAGGCTTATCCATTATTCTAA
- a CDS encoding TrbI/VirB10 family protein → MINRRLKGRRGKVLGIGLILLGTIVVIALLTSDEEEGARKREQEKTRVLKTADLEKEKWRASAEKEIDKLRNSQKELLKEIKSLKEKLSAKEEKESSPPLPPLSPGKNVFSPPPPPPPPSFENGKGTLEKIPSQIRVFSPETASIVSGQAQISPQKEESTLGKGNWIPSGSFVKGILLSGLDAPTGVQARGNPYPVLIRLSEPANLPNLRRLDVKECFATGGGYGDLASERAYIRLETISCVLKSGKVIDTQVKGYVAGEDGKVGIRGRLISKQGQFLSRALLAGFASGIGQAFSSFSTVTSIGAGGTVTVGPDELKDIGLVAAGGGVSRAAEKLADYYLKLADEVFPVVEIDSGRTVDVVVLEGKELTPRGRLISGEARDSIPEDTTTSFYESDEKTEPSEIDISAFPNLPQENLPDSIGSDVKPKKLGVFQEGNITKKPDEEKSKERSFLKEDKQGKSRNLELEILKKLEEGKR, encoded by the coding sequence ATGATTAATCGGAGATTAAAAGGAAGACGGGGAAAGGTCCTTGGTATAGGTCTTATACTGCTGGGGACTATTGTAGTTATAGCACTTCTCACATCGGATGAAGAAGAAGGGGCGCGTAAAAGAGAGCAAGAAAAGACCAGGGTTTTAAAAACGGCTGATTTAGAGAAGGAAAAATGGCGTGCCTCTGCCGAGAAGGAAATAGACAAACTGAGAAACTCCCAAAAAGAACTCCTTAAGGAAATCAAATCCCTTAAAGAGAAGCTCTCGGCAAAAGAAGAAAAAGAAAGCTCCCCACCGCTGCCGCCTTTATCGCCTGGAAAGAATGTATTTTCTCCGCCTCCCCCACCACCACCGCCAAGCTTTGAAAATGGAAAAGGAACGCTTGAAAAGATTCCCTCTCAAATCCGGGTATTTTCTCCTGAGACTGCATCCATAGTTTCAGGCCAGGCTCAAATCAGTCCCCAAAAAGAAGAGTCTACTCTAGGCAAAGGAAATTGGATACCATCCGGAAGCTTTGTGAAGGGAATACTGCTTAGTGGTCTCGATGCGCCTACAGGGGTTCAGGCAAGGGGTAACCCCTATCCGGTGCTGATTCGTTTATCAGAGCCGGCTAACCTTCCAAATCTAAGAAGACTCGATGTAAAAGAGTGTTTTGCCACAGGCGGCGGATACGGTGATTTAGCCTCAGAACGGGCATACATAAGACTTGAGACTATCTCCTGTGTTCTTAAGTCCGGGAAGGTAATCGATACCCAGGTAAAAGGGTACGTTGCGGGAGAGGACGGAAAAGTAGGGATTCGCGGAAGGCTTATTTCCAAGCAGGGTCAGTTTTTATCCCGAGCACTTCTTGCCGGGTTTGCCAGCGGAATAGGACAGGCGTTTAGCTCCTTTAGTACCGTTACCAGTATCGGCGCCGGGGGCACGGTAACGGTAGGACCCGATGAATTAAAGGATATCGGCCTTGTGGCGGCGGGAGGAGGCGTCTCAAGGGCTGCTGAGAAACTGGCAGATTACTACCTAAAACTTGCGGATGAGGTCTTTCCGGTCGTGGAAATAGATTCGGGCAGGACTGTAGACGTCGTGGTGCTTGAAGGAAAAGAGCTAACTCCCAGAGGGAGGCTTATTTCTGGCGAGGCCAGAGACTCAATTCCAGAAGATACCACTACTTCTTTCTATGAATCGGATGAAAAAACGGAGCCTTCGGAGATAGATATATCCGCTTTCCCCAATCTTCCCCAGGAAAATTTGCCTGATTCTATCGGTAGTGACGTGAAACCAAAAAAACTGGGTGTTTTTCAGGAAGGAAACATTACTAAAAAACCGGATGAGGAAAAATCAAAAGAGAGGAGTTTTCTTAAGGAAGATAAACAAGGAAAAAGTAGGAACCTGGAGTTAGAAATTCTAAAAAAGCTAGAAGAAGGGAAAAGATGA
- a CDS encoding ATP-dependent helicase, with amino-acid sequence MPLSPQQIQAAENLQHTAAHDTSNQIRLIAGPGTGKSFAIEERVYWLLRNQVRPSRIFAVSFTRASARDLKNRIEGYCTARGIQTASSVSVTTLHSLALRILHAAGLLTYPSDPMVMDRWELKEIFDAEFSHTSGIRPLRCEEIRREHEAFWSTGQWGPPNYIPPNPPINQNERNIFSQFHTPRTQTYSCVLPGEIVRQCVSNIASGVLDPVNQLSIQYLIVDEFQDLNPCDLEFVDHLIQRGVVTFVAGDDDQSIYSFRFASPEGLQRFTTQYAAAGDYRISDCFRCTPSVVQAASSVIGGHPLPNRIPKTLNSLYSNAAPPVQGLVERWNFPSGIAEAQAFADSCRDLIQAGMPPREILILLSNTRVLERDLTAALDALQVPHERPKTASYIESPEGRLALTLLRIACNQNDHVAHRSLLGLLPGVGVRTCNNIADKVVLNNLSFVNLFYYPLPAGVFSGRESNALNNAQSMTAAVTAWQTSDTLSQRDPDIRTILGNHQGPISQQAWSDATSHLPQDITPEELRDYLWADTDEQEAAILESVYQRLGLPIPPHGVLPQGVRIMTMHGAKGLSARVVFIPGLEEEIFPGQWRIPYPGLVLEAARLLYVSVSRARVACILSYARNRIIYGRHRRHTPSRFTRSLGGAFTFRQSGGLSANQINHIVWECSQL; translated from the coding sequence ATGCCACTCAGCCCCCAACAAATACAGGCAGCTGAAAACCTCCAACATACTGCCGCACACGATACGAGCAATCAGATAAGGTTGATTGCCGGACCTGGAACAGGAAAATCTTTTGCAATCGAGGAGAGAGTCTACTGGTTGCTGAGAAACCAGGTGAGGCCCAGTAGAATATTCGCGGTGTCGTTTACCAGGGCATCCGCTCGCGATCTTAAGAATCGGATCGAGGGGTACTGCACGGCAAGGGGAATCCAGACAGCTTCATCTGTTAGTGTTACCACGCTCCATTCACTTGCCTTGCGTATCCTACATGCAGCAGGACTTCTTACTTACCCGAGTGATCCTATGGTTATGGATAGGTGGGAACTCAAGGAAATATTTGATGCTGAGTTCTCTCATACCAGCGGAATCAGGCCGCTAAGATGTGAAGAGATAAGGCGTGAACATGAAGCATTTTGGAGCACTGGCCAATGGGGACCACCGAACTACATTCCTCCAAATCCACCAATAAATCAAAATGAACGGAATATCTTTTCCCAATTCCATACTCCTAGGACTCAGACGTACTCTTGTGTGCTACCTGGTGAAATCGTTCGTCAATGTGTGAGTAACATAGCCAGTGGCGTGCTTGATCCTGTCAATCAGTTAAGTATTCAATATCTAATTGTTGACGAATTTCAAGATTTGAATCCTTGTGATCTGGAATTCGTCGATCATTTGATACAACGTGGTGTGGTCACTTTTGTTGCTGGTGACGATGATCAAAGCATTTACTCTTTTCGTTTTGCCTCACCGGAAGGCTTACAGCGTTTTACAACTCAATATGCCGCAGCTGGTGACTATAGAATTAGCGACTGCTTCAGATGTACTCCCTCTGTAGTACAGGCCGCCAGTTCCGTGATAGGCGGTCATCCCCTCCCAAATCGTATTCCTAAGACATTGAACTCGCTTTATTCAAATGCAGCACCGCCTGTTCAAGGTTTAGTAGAGCGCTGGAACTTCCCAAGTGGTATTGCGGAAGCTCAAGCCTTCGCAGACTCTTGCCGTGACCTTATTCAGGCGGGAATGCCACCTCGCGAGATTCTCATTTTGTTGAGTAACACACGCGTGTTGGAGCGTGACCTTACAGCCGCCTTAGATGCATTACAAGTGCCGCACGAACGGCCAAAGACCGCCAGTTACATCGAATCTCCCGAGGGAAGACTTGCTCTGACTTTACTAAGGATCGCTTGCAACCAGAATGACCACGTGGCCCATCGTAGTCTCTTAGGCTTACTTCCCGGCGTCGGCGTCCGAACTTGTAACAACATTGCGGATAAGGTCGTATTGAACAATTTAAGCTTCGTGAACCTTTTCTATTATCCTTTGCCAGCAGGGGTTTTCTCTGGACGCGAGTCAAACGCTCTCAATAATGCACAGAGTATGACCGCAGCCGTTACTGCATGGCAGACCTCAGACACGCTTTCTCAGCGTGATCCAGACATTCGGACTATCCTTGGGAACCACCAAGGACCTATTTCACAACAAGCGTGGTCTGACGCTACATCCCACTTGCCACAAGATATCACCCCAGAAGAACTTAGGGATTACTTATGGGCAGACACAGATGAACAGGAAGCAGCCATTTTGGAGAGCGTCTATCAAAGACTTGGACTCCCTATTCCCCCACATGGCGTACTTCCACAGGGAGTCAGAATAATGACGATGCATGGGGCTAAAGGCCTCAGTGCGAGGGTTGTATTTATACCGGGCCTCGAGGAGGAAATATTCCCTGGTCAATGGCGAATACCCTACCCCGGCCTAGTACTCGAAGCTGCTAGGTTACTCTATGTCTCTGTTTCACGTGCTCGCGTAGCATGTATTTTGAGCTACGCAAGGAATCGAATCATTTACGGACGTCATCGTAGGCATACTCCTTCTCGTTTTACGCGTTCCTTGGGCGGCGCTTTCACTTTTAGGCAAAGTGGAGGATTGTCAGCGAACCAAATAAATCACATTGTGTGGGAATGTTCTCAACTGTAG
- a CDS encoding TraE/TraK family type IV conjugative transfer system protein codes for MRIRVFRERWENLEKENGLLRFFILLLIIGILTEGVFMLISLRKTTVNIYVPEYLEKDFSVKNGLPSEDYFEQWALSLIPYIASFTPESVDFNIRTFLSYVHPNNYGLIENKLISLGDEIKSVGISQAFFSQEVSTSGKEVSVMGRQVRFVGKTPTSDEIVRYIFSFKVEGGKPLIENINVTTDSGR; via the coding sequence ATGAGAATAAGGGTATTCAGAGAAAGATGGGAAAACCTGGAAAAAGAAAACGGACTGCTCCGGTTCTTCATACTTTTACTAATTATCGGAATTCTAACTGAAGGGGTTTTTATGCTTATTTCTTTAAGGAAGACCACAGTCAATATTTATGTGCCTGAGTATCTGGAAAAGGATTTTTCCGTAAAAAACGGGTTGCCTTCTGAGGATTATTTCGAGCAGTGGGCGCTATCTCTCATTCCCTACATCGCTTCTTTCACTCCGGAAAGCGTTGACTTCAACATAAGGACGTTTCTCTCATACGTTCATCCCAATAACTACGGTTTGATCGAAAATAAACTTATAAGTCTAGGGGATGAGATAAAAAGTGTTGGAATTTCTCAGGCGTTCTTCTCCCAGGAGGTTTCCACATCCGGCAAAGAGGTAAGCGTCATGGGAAGACAGGTGCGGTTTGTGGGGAAAACTCCGACAAGCGATGAGATAGTACGCTATATCTTTTCCTTCAAAGTTGAAGGGGGAAAACCCTTGATAGAGAACATTAATGTCACTACGGATTCCGGAAGGTGA
- a CDS encoding type-F conjugative transfer system secretin TraK encodes MNSIKLVVMVVSIFLLANKVWATTVIEAIDEDKSIFVTVSSRDINRIEMPEPVIEALSSKAIDVKIKERNIFVKVPDSHPAELFISTKKKNISLILVPKDIPAETIVVRDTKDGLSTSSWNFVEDNSYEGTIKKIMLFLFKRSAPSGYIASYPKDEGWMLNGVSLRKAYVIEGPVFQGELYEIKNISSVEVNLSEEMFYQKGIMAISIDKYDLATGETCKLFIVKRSRHD; translated from the coding sequence ATGAATAGTATTAAGCTAGTAGTTATGGTTGTGAGTATTTTTCTCTTAGCAAATAAAGTTTGGGCTACAACCGTAATCGAAGCAATCGACGAAGATAAAAGCATATTCGTAACAGTGTCAAGCCGGGACATAAACCGTATAGAAATGCCCGAGCCTGTAATTGAGGCTCTATCATCCAAGGCTATAGATGTAAAAATCAAGGAGCGAAATATATTTGTAAAAGTTCCCGATTCACATCCTGCCGAGCTTTTTATCTCTACAAAGAAAAAAAACATTTCTCTAATCCTGGTTCCCAAAGACATTCCTGCTGAAACAATCGTGGTAAGAGATACAAAAGATGGCCTTTCTACCTCTAGCTGGAATTTCGTAGAAGATAATTCCTATGAAGGGACAATAAAAAAGATCATGCTCTTCCTCTTTAAGAGAAGCGCCCCTTCCGGATATATAGCCAGTTATCCAAAAGATGAAGGCTGGATGCTAAACGGAGTTAGTTTAAGAAAGGCTTATGTGATTGAGGGACCCGTATTTCAAGGGGAGTTGTATGAAATCAAAAATATAAGCTCAGTCGAAGTAAATCTGAGCGAAGAGATGTTCTACCAAAAAGGAATCATGGCAATAAGCATTGATAAATATGATCTTGCCACAGGTGAAACCTGCAAATTATTCATCGTAAAGAGGTCGCGACATGATTAA
- the traA gene encoding TraA family conjugative transfer protein, producing MMRRYVAQYSKFIPALYGRTKRDKALIALFALISMIVLAGNSYAGTTGTEFQGAYALISGWTTGFLGRIIALATFLVGLAGTIIRQNLYPVVVGLAVALTVALGPSIIEAIATATF from the coding sequence ATGATGAGAAGGTACGTAGCTCAATACTCTAAATTTATACCGGCTCTCTATGGCAGGACAAAGAGAGATAAAGCGCTCATTGCTCTCTTTGCTCTTATTTCGATGATTGTCCTGGCGGGCAACAGTTATGCGGGAACAACCGGGACAGAATTCCAGGGCGCATATGCTCTAATATCAGGCTGGACAACGGGTTTCCTGGGGAGAATAATAGCGCTTGCAACGTTCCTGGTCGGCCTTGCCGGCACGATAATACGTCAGAATCTTTATCCGGTTGTAGTTGGGCTTGCCGTAGCCCTAACGGTGGCGCTTGGTCCCTCGATCATAGAGGCGATAGCTACTGCAACATTCTAG
- the traC gene encoding type IV secretion system protein TraC: MGIQQNKLKEGIKREPLSDWLPYIAYEEGLYLLMDGSLGFIFEINPLLEAGSDTHKIISRLYNSEFFPTNSTIQWHVFASERIFPQLEIWKMSRSANFKRFTEERAKLYTDNIKDILGHPVRDFRFLVSIKIPHPLKKKGFLHEEDIDLSRWDGYTEEVNKIRESVQGILESAFLLPRDIPPESLIPLLVELFNPGHPEDSLSWDRYEKNEEIRHQIIDYETKIRITERGIFLNHYELKSLSPRIYPEVWDMYSFHELFGDSIQSMRQIPSYFLLSANFIMLDKNKSKSALTAKASIVKHQSFGFITHFIPRLRRKAENFDIIMQEFENGETAIKGYLNLFVRGKTPKETEKLKEVAGGIWRAKNFEIQEDPYIMLPLLLQSLPLGLEPFQDKLIKRAKTIPSSAGAALTPVAIDWKGSRGGPLIFISRRGQIMQVDFFKSSSNYNCVMFAQSGSGKSFLTSDIISGYLAEGAQVFVVDIGRSYEKLCKYIGGDFIVFSEDSNISLNPFSNVVNIKEDMELLKPLLCQMASPSKVLSDLEKSYVEKAIKESWNEKGQEAEIDDVVRRLEAMEDPYHRAKDLARMLYPFSEHGQYGRFFTGKASISFGNSLTLIELEELKGKPELQSAMLLLIIYHISRAMYLGERGRKKLAVIDEAWDLLGGKMAAEFISHGYRRARKYGGSFISITQSLLDFYRVGSVGEAITENSAWMLMLRQKGESLEEIKKGRKLMLSSYFLNLVESLTTVPGRYSEVFIYNSERGMGLGRFVVDPFSYWLYTTKPDEVALLNRLIRDGLRLEEAIGKCIEATTDERQKRQG, from the coding sequence ATGGGAATACAGCAGAATAAGCTTAAGGAGGGAATTAAGCGTGAACCCCTTTCGGACTGGCTTCCCTATATAGCCTACGAAGAGGGTCTTTATCTACTCATGGACGGATCTCTTGGATTCATATTTGAGATAAACCCGCTTCTTGAAGCAGGCTCCGATACTCACAAGATTATTTCAAGACTCTACAACTCAGAGTTTTTTCCCACAAATTCAACTATCCAGTGGCATGTTTTTGCATCTGAACGGATTTTTCCGCAGCTCGAGATCTGGAAGATGAGCCGTTCGGCCAATTTTAAAAGATTTACCGAGGAAAGAGCAAAGCTTTATACGGATAACATTAAGGATATTTTGGGCCATCCGGTAAGAGATTTCAGATTCCTGGTCTCTATAAAAATCCCCCATCCTTTGAAAAAGAAAGGGTTTCTTCATGAAGAGGACATAGACCTTAGCCGCTGGGATGGATACACAGAAGAGGTGAACAAAATCAGAGAATCTGTTCAGGGAATACTTGAGAGCGCATTTCTTCTACCCCGTGACATTCCGCCTGAGTCTCTAATTCCTCTTTTAGTGGAGCTTTTTAATCCCGGGCATCCTGAAGACAGTCTTTCATGGGACAGGTATGAGAAGAATGAAGAAATCAGGCATCAGATCATAGATTATGAAACAAAGATAAGAATCACAGAAAGAGGGATTTTCCTTAATCATTACGAGCTAAAGAGCCTTAGCCCAAGAATCTATCCGGAAGTCTGGGATATGTACAGCTTCCACGAGCTCTTCGGAGATTCAATTCAATCGATGAGGCAAATTCCTTCTTATTTTCTCCTTAGCGCAAACTTTATAATGTTGGATAAGAACAAATCAAAGTCGGCTCTTACAGCAAAAGCATCTATTGTGAAGCATCAGTCGTTTGGGTTTATTACACATTTTATTCCTCGCCTGAGACGGAAGGCCGAGAACTTTGATATTATCATGCAGGAGTTCGAAAACGGGGAAACGGCGATAAAAGGATATTTGAACCTCTTTGTTCGTGGAAAAACCCCGAAAGAAACAGAGAAATTAAAAGAAGTAGCAGGAGGAATCTGGAGGGCTAAAAACTTTGAAATCCAGGAAGACCCTTACATTATGCTCCCACTTCTACTCCAGAGCCTGCCGCTGGGGCTTGAGCCTTTCCAGGACAAGCTTATCAAAAGAGCAAAAACAATACCGAGCTCGGCGGGAGCCGCTCTTACCCCGGTAGCTATCGACTGGAAGGGATCGAGAGGAGGACCGCTTATTTTTATCTCAAGACGTGGACAGATTATGCAGGTGGACTTCTTTAAATCCTCTTCGAATTACAACTGTGTGATGTTTGCCCAGAGCGGGTCGGGAAAATCCTTTCTTACCTCCGATATTATCTCCGGCTACCTTGCAGAAGGTGCCCAGGTATTTGTTGTGGATATCGGGCGGTCATACGAGAAGCTCTGTAAGTATATAGGAGGGGATTTCATAGTATTTAGTGAGGATTCTAATATCTCGCTTAACCCCTTCTCGAACGTTGTAAATATAAAAGAGGACATGGAGCTTCTAAAACCCCTCCTTTGCCAGATGGCCAGTCCCTCAAAAGTCCTCTCAGACCTTGAAAAATCCTATGTGGAGAAAGCAATAAAGGAATCGTGGAATGAAAAGGGACAAGAGGCTGAAATTGATGATGTGGTGAGAAGGCTCGAAGCCATGGAAGACCCTTATCACCGGGCAAAAGACCTGGCCAGGATGCTCTATCCGTTCTCAGAGCATGGACAATACGGAAGGTTCTTTACCGGAAAAGCAAGCATATCATTCGGAAACTCCCTTACCCTCATAGAGCTCGAAGAGCTAAAGGGAAAGCCCGAGCTCCAGAGCGCAATGCTTCTACTTATCATCTATCACATATCGCGGGCGATGTATCTCGGAGAAAGAGGAAGAAAGAAGCTTGCGGTGATAGATGAGGCCTGGGACCTGCTGGGAGGGAAAATGGCCGCAGAATTTATCTCTCATGGTTACCGGAGGGCAAGAAAATACGGAGGGAGCTTTATTTCAATCACTCAGAGTCTTCTCGATTTCTATAGAGTGGGTTCGGTAGGGGAAGCTATAACAGAGAATTCCGCCTGGATGCTGATGCTGAGACAAAAGGGGGAAAGTCTTGAGGAGATAAAGAAGGGACGAAAGCTAATGCTTTCATCATATTTCTTGAATCTAGTCGAGAGTCTTACCACAGTTCCGGGGAGATATTCGGAGGTTTTCATCTACAATAGCGAAAGGGGAATGGGCCTCGGAAGATTTGTAGTAGACCCTTTCTCATACTGGCTCTACACAACCAAGCCGGATGAGGTTGCGCTTCTTAACAGATTGATCCGGGATGGATTAAGACTCGAGGAAGCAATTGGGAAATGTATTGAGGCCACAACGGATGAAAGGCAAAAGAGACAAGGGTAA
- the traL gene encoding type IV conjugative transfer system protein TraL — MQVRIPRYIDDLPQILWWEIDEVCLFAGLFGIGIILGSTAIGLVSGISATYLLQKLKAGRGAEYLMHWGYWHGLIGLKPESYHEEFIE, encoded by the coding sequence ATGCAGGTAAGGATTCCCAGGTATATAGACGATCTTCCCCAAATCCTCTGGTGGGAGATTGACGAAGTTTGCCTGTTTGCGGGACTTTTTGGAATTGGAATCATTCTGGGATCAACGGCAATTGGGCTTGTTTCAGGGATTTCAGCTACCTATCTTCTCCAAAAGCTAAAAGCAGGCCGGGGAGCGGAGTATCTAATGCACTGGGGATATTGGCATGGATTAATCGGGCTCAAGCCTGAAAGCTACCATGAGGAGTTTATAGAATAG
- a CDS encoding TrbI F-type domain-containing protein, producing MLKSILSGFLGAVIGGAVVAGWLYFFSPELYILDIKGIIDSEREKIVKEMQDETISQEEAGKEINAFFDEFNSVLKEYRKKGQLIMVKDAVLSGGKDISDEFKGKLEE from the coding sequence ATGTTAAAAAGTATTCTTTCGGGATTCTTAGGAGCAGTCATTGGGGGTGCTGTTGTTGCGGGATGGCTCTACTTTTTCTCACCAGAGCTCTATATCCTCGACATAAAGGGAATTATTGACTCTGAAAGAGAGAAAATCGTGAAAGAGATGCAAGATGAGACTATTTCTCAGGAAGAAGCAGGAAAGGAAATAAATGCCTTCTTCGATGAATTTAATAGCGTACTGAAAGAGTACAGAAAAAAGGGACAGTTAATTATGGTTAAAGATGCCGTTCTTTCAGGGGGGAAAGACATCAGCGATGAATTTAAAGGAAAGCTTGAAGAATGA
- the traV gene encoding type IV conjugative transfer system lipoprotein TraV translates to MKTKLAFFITLALSILIFQACGGPKYGCSYGEGVSCESVSTVYKDSLSGELEKKKEEERNLRELEKEKRPRKLGTGEISYVKTKGKNWSSSQASSSSASTAISFNPGLKSDEPNVVPLRTPPDVLRVWVAPWEDKNGALHGGNYIYLVVNSGRWIFGNKEVEESGNIIPLESVTDGNTAE, encoded by the coding sequence ATGAAAACTAAATTAGCATTTTTTATCACTTTAGCTCTTTCAATTTTAATTTTTCAGGCCTGTGGAGGACCAAAATACGGGTGTTCCTACGGTGAGGGGGTATCTTGCGAAAGTGTATCCACCGTATATAAAGATTCGCTTTCCGGTGAATTAGAGAAGAAAAAGGAAGAAGAGAGAAATCTGAGAGAACTGGAAAAGGAAAAAAGACCGAGAAAATTAGGGACTGGTGAAATTTCATATGTAAAAACTAAAGGAAAAAACTGGAGCAGCTCACAAGCTTCAAGCTCGTCAGCCAGTACCGCCATTAGCTTTAATCCTGGTCTGAAATCTGATGAACCCAATGTAGTTCCCCTTCGCACTCCACCGGATGTGCTGAGGGTCTGGGTCGCTCCCTGGGAAGATAAAAACGGAGCGCTCCACGGAGGAAACTACATCTATCTCGTCGTGAATTCCGGAAGATGGATTTTTGGAAATAAAGAAGTTGAAGAGTCAGGAAATATTATACCTTTGGAGAGTGTAACCGATGGGAATACAGCAGAATAA